One part of the Mytilus trossulus isolate FHL-02 chromosome 11, PNRI_Mtr1.1.1.hap1, whole genome shotgun sequence genome encodes these proteins:
- the LOC134690343 gene encoding uncharacterized protein LOC134690343 isoform X2: MTRVYYNGASGCFIVYDVTKPSTFEAVMKWKADLDSKVTLSDSTPLPCVLLANKCDQAKEGPVNNVSQMDDFCKENGFVGWFETSAKENINIDEAAKCLVTKLKPAPSHDSSINESSKRGESLLNDINSRLEIRRKSIDLDGVDPLEKEAFEQTVIYAAKTALRVIKSARLERSDSCDNVSVKSENKSDEDDYCEIIDANRYTKRNSKEKCVTNYKEQSSRPTSKNRTPRRRQSSVHEVQIYNKMAEKKKSIRRKESYVLLPVKDVKGLTQQQIDEIKKSFNDLDVNKDGRVSRRELILGAYRLGMNPTDAEVDEMFLSSDKNNDGFIDFNEYVEMMRKNYVTIDIERERMKAAFCLLDNDGDGFLTKQELISALCTKQSGITVEDIDEILHDADMDGNDQIDFNEFVDSTICAKLF, from the exons ATGACTCGTGTTTATTATAACGGAGCTAGTGGATGTTTTATAGTGTATGATGTAACAAAACCATCAACATTTGAAGCCGTCATGAAATGGAAAGCAGATCTAGACAGTAAAGTCACACTATCAGATTCAACACCTTTACCATGTGTTTTACTGGCAAATAAA TGTGATCAAGCCAAGGAAGGACCGGTAAACAACGTCTCTCAGATGGATGATTTCTGTAAAGAAAATGGTTTTGTTGGATGGTTCGAGACGTCTGcgaaagaaaatataaatatagatgaAGCAGCTAAATGCCTTGTTACGAAg ttAAAACCAGCACCATCCCATGACAGTTCCATAAATGAATCTAGTAAAAGGGGAGAAAGCTTATTAAATGACATTAATTCAAGATTAGAAATACGACGAAAGAGCATAGACTTAGATGGTGTAGACCCTCTTGAAAAAGAAGCTTTTGAACAGACAGTTATATACGCAGCTAAAACAGCTTTACGGGTTATCAAATCCGCAAGACTTGAAAGGTCGGATTCATGTGATAATGTTTCtgtaaaatctgaaaataaatcggACGAAGACGATTATTGTGAAATCATCGATGCTAACCgatatacaaaaagaaattcCAAAGAAAAATGTGTAACAAATTATAAAGAACAATCGAGTAGACCCACAAGTAAAAATAGGACACCAAGAAGGAGACAAAGCTCAGTTCATGAAgtacaaatatacaataaaatggcCGAAAAGAAGAAGAGTATTCGAAGAAAAGAATCTTATGTGCTGTTACCTGTAAAGGATGTAAAAGGTCTCACCCAACAGCAAATTGACG aaataaaaaaatcattcaacgACCTGGATGTTAATAAGGATGGGAGAGTATCGAGAAGAGAGCTAATTCTCGGAGCTTATCGACTTGGGATGAATCCCACGGACGCTGAGGTGGATGAAATGTTTCTGTCATCTGATAAAAACA atGATGGATTTATAGACTTTAATGAGTATGTAGAAATGATGAGAAAGAATTACGTCACAATTGATATAGAACGTGAGCGAATGAAAGCTGCCTTTTGTTTATTGGACAATGATGGTGATGGTTTCCTAACCAAACAAGAACTTATCTCGGCTCTGTGTACAAAACAGTCTGGGATAACAGTAGAAGACATTGACGAAATATTACATGATGCTGACATGGATGGAAATGATCAGATTGATTTTAATG aatttgtaGATTCGACGATATGCGCAAAGTTATTCTGA
- the LOC134690343 gene encoding uncharacterized protein LOC134690343 isoform X1: protein MAAKVEKTELLYKFVLIGDIGTGKTSIKSRYTHNLFSEQYKATIGVDFALKVIDWDDGTIVKLQLWEIAGQERFGNMTRVYYNGASGCFIVYDVTKPSTFEAVMKWKADLDSKVTLSDSTPLPCVLLANKCDQAKEGPVNNVSQMDDFCKENGFVGWFETSAKENINIDEAAKCLVTKLKPAPSHDSSINESSKRGESLLNDINSRLEIRRKSIDLDGVDPLEKEAFEQTVIYAAKTALRVIKSARLERSDSCDNVSVKSENKSDEDDYCEIIDANRYTKRNSKEKCVTNYKEQSSRPTSKNRTPRRRQSSVHEVQIYNKMAEKKKSIRRKESYVLLPVKDVKGLTQQQIDEIKKSFNDLDVNKDGRVSRRELILGAYRLGMNPTDAEVDEMFLSSDKNNDGFIDFNEYVEMMRKNYVTIDIERERMKAAFCLLDNDGDGFLTKQELISALCTKQSGITVEDIDEILHDADMDGNDQIDFNEFVDSTICAKLF from the exons GCAGCTAAAGTGGAGAAAACAGAGCTCTTATACAAGTTTGTATTGATCGGAGATATTGGTACAGGGAAAACCAGCATCAAATCACGCTATACTCATAACTTATTCTCTGAACAATACAAAGCTACT ATAGGTGTAGATTTTGCATTAAAGGTAATAGATTGGGATGATGGTACAATCGTAAAGTTGCAGTTATGGGAGATTGCAG GTCAAGAACGATTCGGTAACATGACTCGTGTTTATTATAACGGAGCTAGTGGATGTTTTATAGTGTATGATGTAACAAAACCATCAACATTTGAAGCCGTCATGAAATGGAAAGCAGATCTAGACAGTAAAGTCACACTATCAGATTCAACACCTTTACCATGTGTTTTACTGGCAAATAAA TGTGATCAAGCCAAGGAAGGACCGGTAAACAACGTCTCTCAGATGGATGATTTCTGTAAAGAAAATGGTTTTGTTGGATGGTTCGAGACGTCTGcgaaagaaaatataaatatagatgaAGCAGCTAAATGCCTTGTTACGAAg ttAAAACCAGCACCATCCCATGACAGTTCCATAAATGAATCTAGTAAAAGGGGAGAAAGCTTATTAAATGACATTAATTCAAGATTAGAAATACGACGAAAGAGCATAGACTTAGATGGTGTAGACCCTCTTGAAAAAGAAGCTTTTGAACAGACAGTTATATACGCAGCTAAAACAGCTTTACGGGTTATCAAATCCGCAAGACTTGAAAGGTCGGATTCATGTGATAATGTTTCtgtaaaatctgaaaataaatcggACGAAGACGATTATTGTGAAATCATCGATGCTAACCgatatacaaaaagaaattcCAAAGAAAAATGTGTAACAAATTATAAAGAACAATCGAGTAGACCCACAAGTAAAAATAGGACACCAAGAAGGAGACAAAGCTCAGTTCATGAAgtacaaatatacaataaaatggcCGAAAAGAAGAAGAGTATTCGAAGAAAAGAATCTTATGTGCTGTTACCTGTAAAGGATGTAAAAGGTCTCACCCAACAGCAAATTGACG aaataaaaaaatcattcaacgACCTGGATGTTAATAAGGATGGGAGAGTATCGAGAAGAGAGCTAATTCTCGGAGCTTATCGACTTGGGATGAATCCCACGGACGCTGAGGTGGATGAAATGTTTCTGTCATCTGATAAAAACA atGATGGATTTATAGACTTTAATGAGTATGTAGAAATGATGAGAAAGAATTACGTCACAATTGATATAGAACGTGAGCGAATGAAAGCTGCCTTTTGTTTATTGGACAATGATGGTGATGGTTTCCTAACCAAACAAGAACTTATCTCGGCTCTGTGTACAAAACAGTCTGGGATAACAGTAGAAGACATTGACGAAATATTACATGATGCTGACATGGATGGAAATGATCAGATTGATTTTAATG aatttgtaGATTCGACGATATGCGCAAAGTTATTCTGA